The following nucleotide sequence is from Micromonospora sp. WMMD1120.
GGGTCAACCTGTTGATCCTGTTGGGCGGCCGGCCCGGTGGGGCTCCGATCATCGGCACCGGCCCGGTGGGCGAGATGAGTGACCCGCTGCCGCAGGCGATGGTGTTGACGTCCATCGTGATCACGTTCGGGTTCACCGCGTTCCTGCTCGCCGTCGCCTACCGCAGCTGGTATCTCTCCGGCGACGACGAGGTGCCCGACGACCTGGAGGACCGGCAGATCATCAGCCTCGCCGAGGGCGACGAGGTAGGCG
It contains:
- a CDS encoding Na(+)/H(+) antiporter subunit C is translated as MRNGGAGPTLVVVLAVAVLVGGGVMLLLERTLTRILLGVVMLGNGVNLLILLGGRPGGAPIIGTGPVGEMSDPLPQAMVLTSIVITFGFTAFLLAVAYRSWYLSGDDEVPDDLEDRQIISLAEGDEVGAVDRGGEGPNGDPEQVDPEPARRRLRRGEGP